TAAACGCGTGCCCGCGCACCACTGAACTGCTCATTTATTCGCCTGATTGATTCGCAGAGCACACTCATAATTGCTCGCGCCTACAGCTATACTGGACAACATGTCGCAAACCAAAACCATTAGACTGCTCATCCTGCACGATTCTCGCTCCGAGGCTGAACGACTTATCAGCATGCTTCATAACGCCGGCCGCCCGGTTCGAGCTCAGCATGTCGACAACATTGAAGCGCTAACCAAACTATTACAGGAAAAAGTCTGGGACATGATGATTGGCCTTGATAAGGCCAGTAATTTGAAACCCATAGACGCTGTTCGCCAAATTCGCCGCCTAAGCAAAGATGTTCCCCTTATTTTGCTATCAGAAGAAGAGGGTTCTCAACCAATCGTAGAGGGCCTAAAAATCGGCGCCGTCGATGTTGTGCGGTTAGACGAAGATCAGCACCTTTTATTTGTCATTCAACGAGAATTTCAAAACCGAGAGGAGCGCGATTTACGCCGATTTGCCGAGCGCCGTCATAAAGAGATTGAGCGCCGTAATCAACAGCTACTTGACAGCTCACGCGATGCCATCGCCTTTATTCAGGACGGCATGTTCCTATATACGAATGATTCCTTTACTGAGCTGCTCGGCCACGAAAGTCGAGACGACCTTGAGTGCATGCCCGTAATCGACGTCATTCGCGCTCAAGATCAAGACAATGTAAAACGCTTCCTCAAAGAGTTCACCCTCAAAGGTAGCGACATCAACACCACCAAACTGGAGTTTTACGCAGTTACCGCAGACGAAGCCGAGCGGCCACTGAAAGTCGACGTACGCAAGTCCAGTTACGAAGAAGAGCTGTGTATACAATTCTTAATTCGCACTAACAACACCGATAGCGGGGAGCTTGAAGCGCAGCTGGAGCAAATTAAAAGCCAAGACCTAGCAACCGGCCTATTCAATAAAAGTTACCTGCTCGACTCCCTGCATACCGCGGTAGAGAACGCCGCTTCGAATATACATAACTCTGCACTGCTGAATATCGGCATCACTAACTTTACCGACATCGTCAAATCCAAACTGGGAGTTGCCTCCGGCGACATCGTATTAGGCACTATTGCTAACTACACCAAAGCTCAAGTAAAGAAAAACGATACTCTCTGCCGCTATGGTGAAGATTCGTTCATGCTGCTGGTGCCCAAGATTGACCCCGAGACTGCGCTCAAGCGAGCCAACGACCTGTGTAAACGGCTGAACGAAAATATTGTAGATGTCGATGGCTCTACCCTTCAGTTTACCTACCACATCGGCGTTTCACTCATAAACGAAACAACGGCCAACGCTGAAATACCGATTGAACAGGCACTCAAAGCTCTGGGCATGGTTCAGACCGAAACATCGGAAGAGTCCGTACGCATTTACGAGCCAGAAAGCAAAGAAGAACAGAAGCAAGATATTTCCAACATGGTGCAGCGGGCACTGGACACCGGCCGCTTCAAATTGCTGTACCAACCCATTCTCAGCTTACGCGGCTCCGACAAAGAGCACTACGAAGTGTTACTGCGTATGGTCGATGAAGAGGGCAAGGAAATATCACCTAATGACTTCCTAAGTACAGCATCCAAAATTGGCGCCACCACAAAAATTGACCGCTGGGTTATTTTGGAATCGATCAAAATTCTTTCCGAACACAGAAAAAGGGGTAACCAAACCCACTTGATGCTGAACTTAAGTAGAGAGTCTATGCTCGACTCAACACTGCCCCCATGGCTAGGGGTTGCCTTCAAAGCAGCCGACCTACCGCCCGACACCATAGTGTTTCAGCTCGGTGAAATCGATGTCAACGATCACCTTAACGTAGCTTCTACGTTTGCGGGTCAGATAACCAAAATTGGCTGCGGCCTCAGCATTTCTAGATTTGGCTGTGCCCTTAACCCCATGACCGCGCTGAAGCACTTCAAGTGCTCCCACGTAAAGGTCGATGGTTCCTTTACCCAGGAATTGCAAACCAATAACGAAGAAGCGGCCAACACCCTCAATGAACTGGTGAGCCAACTACATCAAGAAGACAAAATCACC
The Teredinibacter franksiae DNA segment above includes these coding regions:
- a CDS encoding GGDEF/EAL domain-containing response regulator, coding for MSQTKTIRLLILHDSRSEAERLISMLHNAGRPVRAQHVDNIEALTKLLQEKVWDMMIGLDKASNLKPIDAVRQIRRLSKDVPLILLSEEEGSQPIVEGLKIGAVDVVRLDEDQHLLFVIQREFQNREERDLRRFAERRHKEIERRNQQLLDSSRDAIAFIQDGMFLYTNDSFTELLGHESRDDLECMPVIDVIRAQDQDNVKRFLKEFTLKGSDINTTKLEFYAVTADEAERPLKVDVRKSSYEEELCIQFLIRTNNTDSGELEAQLEQIKSQDLATGLFNKSYLLDSLHTAVENAASNIHNSALLNIGITNFTDIVKSKLGVASGDIVLGTIANYTKAQVKKNDTLCRYGEDSFMLLVPKIDPETALKRANDLCKRLNENIVDVDGSTLQFTYHIGVSLINETTANAEIPIEQALKALGMVQTETSEESVRIYEPESKEEQKQDISNMVQRALDTGRFKLLYQPILSLRGSDKEHYEVLLRMVDEEGKEISPNDFLSTASKIGATTKIDRWVILESIKILSEHRKRGNQTHLMLNLSRESMLDSTLPPWLGVAFKAADLPPDTIVFQLGEIDVNDHLNVASTFAGQITKIGCGLSISRFGCALNPMTALKHFKCSHVKVDGSFTQELQTNNEEAANTLNELVSQLHQEDKITIVPFVENASVLSKLWQSGVHYIQGYYLQGPTDSMDYDFDTES